From a single Desulfobacterales bacterium genomic region:
- a CDS encoding efflux RND transporter periplasmic adaptor subunit, translating to MMAIIKDSGKKGFRSAIFVVAVTAVVTLALTMGAVYMFGFHPSHGVSVTDEATGEKKTLWTCGMHPWIIQEEPGLCPICSMKLVPKRDDGAAAAAQETGTAERKIAYWRAPMNPMEIYDKPGKSAMGMDLVPVYEDEVVGGVAVSIDPVTQQNMGIRTAKVKKGALTRTIRTYGHVTYDETRIAQISPKINGWIEKIHVDFAGKQVEKDEPLFEIYSPELLAAQEEYLSAFRRSGGSTGNRSFLQSSRKRLEYFDVPESEIQRIEATGRIEKTLTIRSPFRGIVTMKNAERGSAIKAGTMTYRIADLSRVWVEVHIYEYELPWVAEGQRAIMSLPYQPGTSFEGKVSFIYPYLQAKTRDIVVLLEFDNPDFSIKPEMYADVQIQSNKKGEGLIIPSEAVIRSGKRNVVFVTRENNKFSPREVTLGLSLDGRMVQVLSGLAPGETVVTSGQFLLDSESKLKEAVQKMMEAKRPKEEPTKPADDFFDDMN from the coding sequence TGGCGCTGACGATGGGCGCCGTGTACATGTTCGGTTTTCACCCGTCCCACGGCGTATCGGTCACCGACGAGGCCACCGGCGAGAAGAAAACGCTCTGGACCTGCGGCATGCATCCCTGGATCATTCAGGAAGAACCCGGTCTTTGCCCCATTTGCAGCATGAAACTCGTGCCCAAACGCGATGATGGCGCAGCCGCAGCCGCGCAGGAAACGGGGACGGCCGAGCGGAAAATCGCCTACTGGCGGGCGCCCATGAATCCAATGGAAATCTACGACAAACCCGGCAAAAGCGCCATGGGCATGGATCTTGTGCCGGTGTATGAGGATGAAGTCGTGGGCGGCGTGGCCGTCTCCATCGATCCGGTCACCCAGCAGAACATGGGAATCCGGACCGCAAAGGTGAAAAAGGGGGCCTTGACCCGAACCATTCGAACCTACGGGCATGTCACCTATGACGAGACGCGCATCGCTCAGATCAGTCCTAAGATAAACGGCTGGATTGAAAAGATACATGTCGATTTCGCCGGAAAACAGGTCGAAAAAGACGAGCCGCTCTTCGAAATCTACTCTCCGGAATTGCTGGCCGCACAGGAAGAGTACCTGTCCGCGTTCAGGAGAAGCGGCGGAAGCACCGGCAACCGATCTTTTCTCCAATCCTCCCGCAAGCGATTGGAATATTTTGACGTCCCTGAAAGTGAAATTCAGCGAATCGAGGCCACCGGACGGATCGAGAAGACGCTGACCATTCGATCACCTTTTCGCGGCATTGTGACCATGAAAAACGCGGAACGGGGCAGCGCTATCAAGGCGGGTACCATGACTTATCGAATCGCCGATCTGAGCCGGGTCTGGGTGGAGGTGCACATTTATGAATACGAGCTTCCCTGGGTGGCGGAGGGACAAAGGGCGATCATGAGCTTACCGTATCAGCCGGGCACATCATTTGAGGGCAAGGTTTCGTTTATCTATCCTTATCTTCAGGCAAAAACCCGGGATATCGTGGTCCTTCTCGAGTTCGACAATCCGGATTTTTCCATCAAACCCGAAATGTACGCCGATGTCCAGATCCAAAGCAATAAAAAGGGCGAGGGGCTCATCATTCCCTCGGAAGCGGTGATTCGGTCCGGCAAACGAAATGTCGTCTTCGTCACCCGGGAAAACAACAAATTTTCCCCCAGGGAGGTCACCCTCGGGCTTTCCCTGGACGGCCGGATGGTGCAAGTCCTCTCCGGGCTCGCACCCGGAGAGACTGTGGTCACTTCCGGCCAGTTTCTGCTCGACTCCGAATCGAAACTGAAAGAGGCCGTGCAGAAGATGATGGAAGCGAAACGACCGAAAGAAGAGCCTACGAAACCGGCGGACGATTTTTTTGACGACATGAATTAG
- a CDS encoding efflux RND transporter permease subunit, which yields MIDKIIEWSIKNKFLVILATVFLTLGGILAIVHTPLDAIPDLSDVQVIIYTEYPGQAPQVVEDQVTYPLTTAMLSVPFSKVVRGYSFFGYSFVYIIFEDGTDMYWARSRVLEYLNFVAGRLPAGVTPSLGPDATGVGWVYEYVLQDTSGTHDLQRLRSIQDWYLRYELTAVPGVSEVASIGGFVKQYQVEVDPDRLQAYDIPIQKVRMAIQRSNRDVGGKLIEMGETEFMVRGIGYIKSLEDLEQIAVGVDRMGTPILLKNIANVQIGPELRRGILEWNGEGETVGGIVVMRFGENALEVIRKVKEKLKSLEKGLPAGVQIVDGYDRSGLIERAVETLTQKLVEEMIVVALICMIFLLHFRSAFVAIFTLPIGIFMSLLVMRWIGINANIMSLGGIAIAIGVMVDASVVMVENAHKHLERDQGKKPHAEIMLAAAKEVGPALFYSLLIITVSFLPVFSLQEQSGRLFKPLAFTKTFAMAASSILAITLVPVLMTLFIREDTFSLETSPQRRRRISIAALAGPVVLVIAAAILGAFIDWQPPEWALVAALGVSAFAAACLIRQRILPEARNPISRFFIRLYLPLIKWVLKRRKTTVAIALGVLAATWFPMANLGSEFMPPLNEGDLLYMPTTLPGISITKAKELLQQTDKIIQSFPEVHHTLGKIGRAESATDPAPLSMIETTIMLRQEVEYEKLPVKRFFSGWPGWLKKPLTWVLPEERNGKVIGKWRKKKIDRFFSSWPALLKKPLAWIWPEARYITTEELIDDLNAAIQFPGLTNAWTMPIKTRIDMLSTGIKTPVGIKLMGPNLEKLSELGARIEAVARGIPGTLSAYSERVTGGNYLDFTIRRDQIARYGLTVGDVQDVIMTAIGGMNITMTVEGLERYPVNLRYNRELRDDIEQLKRVLVPAPTGAQIPLIQLADVAIRKGAAGIKSENARQSAWVYVDIKGVDVGSYVKRAKAVVDREIQLPTGYSMVWSGQYEYMEKARKTLNIIVPVTLVVIFILLYIHFQNITEAALVMASLPFALVGGVWLLYLLGYNLSVAVTVGFIALAGLAAETGVVMLVYLDEAFDRRKREGRMQTTADLAASVIDGAVERVRPKLMTVSTTLIGLLPVMIGTETGSEVMKRIAAPMVGGLISSTVLTLVIIPVVYDMWKRRGLVRTPRPNERKGNSK from the coding sequence ATGATCGATAAAATAATCGAATGGTCCATAAAAAACAAGTTTTTGGTGATTCTTGCGACCGTGTTTTTGACACTGGGCGGGATTCTGGCCATTGTCCACACCCCCCTCGATGCGATACCGGATCTTTCGGACGTTCAGGTAATCATTTACACTGAGTATCCGGGCCAGGCGCCCCAGGTGGTGGAAGATCAGGTGACCTATCCGCTGACGACCGCCATGTTGAGCGTCCCTTTCTCAAAGGTGGTCCGGGGGTATTCATTTTTCGGTTATTCCTTTGTGTATATCATTTTTGAGGATGGCACCGATATGTACTGGGCCAGATCCCGGGTTCTCGAATACCTGAACTTCGTCGCGGGACGTCTGCCCGCAGGGGTCACCCCGAGCCTGGGGCCGGATGCCACCGGCGTCGGGTGGGTGTACGAGTATGTCCTGCAGGATACCAGCGGCACGCATGACCTGCAACGACTCAGAAGCATTCAGGACTGGTATCTGCGCTATGAGCTCACGGCCGTACCGGGCGTATCCGAGGTGGCCAGCATCGGCGGCTTCGTCAAGCAGTACCAGGTGGAGGTCGACCCGGACAGGCTTCAGGCATACGATATTCCCATTCAGAAGGTCCGGATGGCCATTCAGCGATCCAACCGCGATGTCGGCGGAAAGCTCATAGAGATGGGAGAAACCGAGTTCATGGTGCGCGGTATCGGCTATATCAAATCCCTTGAGGATCTTGAGCAGATCGCCGTGGGCGTGGACCGGATGGGAACACCCATCCTTTTGAAAAATATTGCGAACGTGCAGATAGGACCCGAGCTTCGGCGGGGAATTCTCGAATGGAACGGCGAGGGAGAAACCGTTGGCGGGATTGTGGTGATGCGTTTCGGGGAAAACGCCCTGGAAGTGATCCGTAAGGTAAAAGAAAAACTGAAATCCCTCGAAAAAGGACTTCCCGCCGGCGTTCAAATCGTGGACGGTTATGACCGCTCCGGGCTCATTGAGAGGGCGGTGGAAACCCTGACTCAAAAACTGGTCGAAGAAATGATCGTGGTGGCCCTCATCTGTATGATCTTTCTGCTGCATTTCCGATCCGCTTTCGTAGCGATTTTTACCCTGCCCATCGGGATTTTCATGTCGCTTCTGGTGATGCGTTGGATCGGGATCAATGCCAACATCATGAGCCTCGGCGGCATCGCCATCGCGATCGGCGTCATGGTGGATGCATCGGTCGTAATGGTTGAAAACGCGCATAAGCATCTGGAAAGGGATCAAGGCAAAAAGCCGCACGCGGAGATTATGCTGGCGGCCGCCAAGGAAGTGGGGCCCGCTCTTTTTTACAGCCTCCTCATCATCACCGTGTCGTTTCTGCCGGTGTTCAGCCTTCAGGAGCAATCGGGCAGGCTCTTCAAACCCCTGGCCTTCACCAAGACCTTTGCCATGGCCGCCTCGTCGATTCTGGCCATCACCCTTGTGCCGGTGCTCATGACCCTCTTCATTCGTGAGGATACCTTCTCCCTGGAGACCTCCCCGCAACGTCGTCGCAGGATCAGTATCGCAGCGCTCGCCGGGCCCGTTGTCCTGGTCATTGCGGCAGCGATTTTGGGTGCATTCATTGATTGGCAGCCGCCTGAGTGGGCGCTAGTTGCCGCCCTCGGGGTGAGTGCATTTGCCGCGGCGTGCCTGATACGCCAGAGAATCCTTCCAGAGGCGCGAAACCCCATCAGCCGGTTTTTTATCCGTCTCTACCTGCCCCTCATCAAATGGGTTCTCAAGCGGAGAAAGACAACGGTGGCGATCGCCCTGGGGGTGTTGGCCGCCACCTGGTTTCCCATGGCCAATCTCGGCAGCGAATTCATGCCGCCGTTGAACGAGGGGGATCTTCTCTACATGCCGACCACCCTGCCCGGCATATCCATCACAAAAGCCAAAGAACTGTTGCAGCAAACCGATAAAATTATCCAGAGCTTTCCAGAAGTGCACCATACCCTGGGCAAAATCGGCAGGGCCGAATCTGCGACAGACCCGGCGCCGCTTTCCATGATTGAAACGACGATCATGCTCCGGCAGGAAGTTGAATATGAAAAGCTACCGGTCAAGCGGTTTTTCTCAGGCTGGCCCGGATGGCTGAAAAAGCCGCTCACATGGGTCCTTCCCGAGGAAAGAAACGGGAAGGTCATTGGGAAATGGCGAAAAAAGAAAATCGATCGGTTTTTCTCCTCTTGGCCGGCCTTACTTAAAAAACCGCTGGCCTGGATTTGGCCCGAAGCGCGCTATATCACCACCGAGGAGCTGATAGACGATTTGAACGCCGCCATTCAGTTTCCGGGGCTGACCAATGCCTGGACCATGCCGATAAAGACACGGATCGACATGCTTTCCACCGGCATAAAGACGCCTGTGGGCATCAAACTCATGGGGCCGAATCTGGAAAAGCTTTCAGAACTCGGCGCACGGATTGAAGCCGTGGCGCGCGGAATTCCCGGCACCTTATCCGCCTATTCCGAACGGGTCACCGGCGGGAATTATCTCGATTTTACAATTCGCCGGGATCAGATCGCCCGCTATGGATTGACCGTGGGAGATGTTCAGGATGTCATTATGACGGCCATCGGCGGCATGAATATCACCATGACCGTGGAAGGATTGGAGCGTTATCCGGTCAACTTGAGGTATAACCGGGAGCTCCGGGATGATATCGAACAGCTCAAGCGAGTGCTGGTGCCCGCACCCACCGGTGCGCAGATTCCATTGATTCAGCTGGCCGATGTTGCCATCCGCAAGGGTGCGGCCGGCATCAAGAGCGAGAACGCGCGCCAGTCCGCCTGGGTGTACGTTGACATCAAGGGGGTTGATGTGGGCTCGTATGTAAAGCGCGCCAAAGCGGTCGTGGATCGGGAAATCCAACTACCGACCGGCTATTCCATGGTCTGGTCCGGTCAATACGAGTATATGGAAAAGGCGAGAAAAACCCTCAATATCATTGTACCGGTGACGCTCGTCGTGATCTTTATCCTGTTGTATATCCATTTCCAGAACATCACCGAGGCGGCCCTTGTCATGGCAAGTCTGCCGTTTGCCCTGGTGGGCGGCGTATGGCTGCTCTATCTTCTGGGATACAATCTGTCCGTGGCGGTCACCGTGGGCTTTATCGCGCTGGCCGGTCTTGCCGCGGAGACCGGTGTCGTGATGCTGGTGTATCTGGACGAGGCGTTTGATCGCCGGAAACGCGAAGGCCGGATGCAAACCACCGCGGATTTAGCCGCATCGGTCATCGACGGCGCCGTGGAACGTGTCCGGCCGAAGCTGATGACGGTCTCCACCACCCTCATCGGGCTTTTGCCGGTGATGATCGGCACGGAAACCGGCTCCGAGGTCATGAAGCGAATCGCGGCCCCCATGGTGGGCGGACTGATTTCCTCCACGGTTTTGACGCTCGTGATTATACCGGTCGTCTATGACATGTGGAAACGAAGGGGATTGGTCCGAACCCCGCGGCCCAATGAGAGAAAAGGAAATTCAAAATGA